One Euphorbia lathyris chromosome 1, ddEupLath1.1, whole genome shotgun sequence DNA segment encodes these proteins:
- the LOC136210782 gene encoding multiple C2 domain and transmembrane region protein 7 yields MSHLKLGIDVVSAHNLLPKDGEGSSSAFVELYFDGQRFRTTIKEKDLNPVWNESFYFNISDPSNLHYLTLDVYVYNNLRATNSRSFLGKVSLTGNSFVPYSDAVVLHYPLEKRGIFSRVRGELGLKVYITNDASIKSSTPLPAVESVQVNDGGLTHGEVRTGHPVSNSISRNRVERHTFHHLPNPSLQQHQHQHHSSAPTVTHHVPQYVADEMKAAAQQPPQLVRMYSASASQPADYALKETSPLLGGGRVVGGRVIHGDKTASTYDLVERMYFLYVRVVKARDLPAMDVTGSIDPFVEVKIGNYKGITRHFEKKQNPEWNQVFAFSKDRMQASVLEVVIKDKDLIKDDFAGIVRFDINEIPLRVPPDSPLAPEWYRLEDKKGEKIKGELMLAVWIGTQADEAFSDAWHSDAAMPVDSSAAASTVIRSKVYHAPRLWYVRVNIVEAQDLIPAEKNHFPDVYAKVQIGNQVLKTKTCQARGFNAFWNEDLLFVAAEPFDDHLVLSVEDRVGPGKDEIIGRLIIPLNSVEKRADDRILHSRWFNLEKPVAVDVDQLKKEKFSSRIQLRVCLDGGYHVLDESTHYSSDLRPTAKQLWRPPMGLLELGILNAVGLHPMKTRDGRGTSDTYCVAKYGHKWVRTRTLIDNLHPKYNEQYTWEVFDPATVITVGVFDNSQLGEKGSNGKDMKIGKVRIRISTLETGRVYTHSYPLLVLHPTGVKKMGEVHLAIRFTCTSFVNMLYQYSKPLLPKMHYVRPFTVMQLDMLRHQAVNIVALRLGRAEPPLRKEVIEYMSDVDSHLWSMRRSKANFFRLMTVFSGLFAAGKWFGDICMWKNPITTVLVHVLFLMLACFPELILPTMFLYMFLIGVWNYRYRPRYPPHMNTKISQAEAVHPDELDEEFDTFPTSRSPELVRMRYDRLRSVAGRIQTVVGDIATQGERFQSLLSWRDPRASAIFILFCLIAALVLFVTPFQVIAALAGFYIMRHPRFRYRTPSVPINFFRRLPSRTDSML; encoded by the coding sequence ATGAGCCACCTTAAGCTAGGGATAGATGTGGTTAGCGCTCACAATCTATTGCCAAAAGACGGGGAAGGTTCGTCAAGTGCATTTGTGGAACTCTACTTTGATGGTCAAAGGTTTCGGACCACAATCAAAGAGAAAGATCTGAATCCAGTTTGGAATGAGAGTTTTTACTTCAACATTTCTGATCCTAGCAACCTTCACTATCTTACTCTTGATGTCTATGTTTACAACAATTTAAGAGCTACTAACTCCAGATCCTTCCTGGGAAAGGTTAGCCTCACAGGGAATTCTTTTGTGCCCTACTCAGATGCTGTTGTCTTGCACTATCCCCTGGAAAAGCGTGGCATTTTCTCACGTGTTAGAGGAGAGCTTGGCCTGAAAGTTTATATTACCAATGATGCTTCCATAAAATCCTCTACTCCACTCCCTGCAGTTGAATCGGTGCAAGTAAATGATGGAGGTTTGACTCATGGAGAAGTTCGTACAGGTCATCCTGTTTCGAATTCCATATCTCGCAATAGAGTTGAGAGACACACTTTTCATCACCTCCCCAACCCCAGTCTTCAGCAACATCAACATCAGCATCATTCTTCAGCTCCAACAGTCACTCATCATGTACCACAGTATGTGGCTGATGAGATGAAAGCTGCAGCACAACAACCTCCACAATTGGTTCGTATGTACTCTGCATCAGCATCACAACCTGCTGACTATGCACTAAAGGAGACAAGCCCTCTTCTTGGCGGGGGAAGAGTTGTTGGTGGTCGTGTTATTCATGGAGACAAAACTGCAAGCACTTATGATCTTGTTGAGCGGATGTACTTTTTGTATGTTAGAGTAGTCAAGGCTCGTGACCTTCCCGCCATGGATGTTACAGGAAGCATTGATCCCTTTGTTGAAGTGAAAATTGGAAACTACAAAGGAATTACAAGGCACTTTGAGAAAAAGCAAAACCCTGAGTGGAACCAAGTTTTTGCTTTTTCGAAGGACCGCATGCAAGCTTCTGTATTAGAAGTTGTGATTAAGGATAAGGATCTCATTAAAGATGATTTTGCAGGCATTGTAAGGTTTGATATCAATGAGATTCCACTGCGAGTTCCGCCTGATAGTCCTTTGGCTCCTGAGTGGTATCGACTTGAGGATAAGAAGGGGGAAAAGATCAAGGGAGAGCTGATGCTTGCTGTCTGGATTGGCACCCAAGCAGATGAGGCTTTTTCAGACGCATGGCATTCTGATGCAGCTATGCCTGTAGATAGTTCTGCAGCAGCCTCAACAGTAATACGCTCAAAGGTATATCATGCACCACGTTTATGGTACGTGCGTGTAAATATTGTTGAGGCACAAGACTTGATCCCTGCAGAGAAGAACCATTTCCCTGATGTGTATGCTAAGGTACAGATAGGAAATCAGGTTTTGAAGACCAAGACATGTCAGGCTCGTGGTTTTAATGCTTTCTGGAATGAAGATCTTTTATTCGTTGCAGCTGAACCCTTTGACGACCATCTGGTTCTTTCTGTTGAGGACCGCGTGGGTCCTGGAAAAGATGAGATCATTGGGAGGCTCATTATACCATTGAACTCTGTGGAGAAACGTGCTGATGATAGGATACTACATTCCCGTTGGTTTAACCTGGAAAAACCCGTTGCTGTGGATGTTGATCAGTTAAAGAAAGAGAAGTTCTCTAGCCGTATCCAACTTCGAGTCTGCCTAGATGGAGGATACCATGTTCTTGATGAGTCTACTCATTATAGCAGCGATCTACGCCCCACAGCAAAACAGCTCTGGAGGCCACCAATGGGGTTATTGGAGCTCGGCATCCTAAATGCTGTAGGATTACATCCTATGAAAACAAGAGATGGAAGGGGCACATCAGACACGTATTGTGTGGCAAAGTATGGTCACAAATGGGTTAGGACACGAACATTAATCGACAATCTGCATCCAAAATACAATGAGCAGTACACCTGGGAGGTTTTTGATCCTGCAACAGTTATAACTGTCGGTGTATTTGACAACAGCCAGCTTGGGGAAAAAGGATCAAACGGTAAGGACATGAAAATTGGGAAAGTCCGGATTCGTATCTCTACACTTGAAACTGGCCGTGTGTATACACATTCTTATCCTTTGCTGGTTCTTCATCCTACTGGAGTCAAGAAGATGGGAGAAGTGCATTTGGCAATTAGATTTACCTGCACATCTTTTGTCAACATGCTTTATCAGTATTCAAAGCCGCTGTTACCGAAAATGCACTATGTAAGACCCTTTACTGTGATGCAGCTAGACATGCTCCGCCACCAAGCTGTCAACATAGTGGCATTACGGTTAGGTCGGGCAGAACCTCCACTAAGGAAGGAGGTCATAGAGTATATGTCAGATGTTGACTCGCACCTATGGAGCATGCGACGAAGCAAGGCAAATTTCTTCAGGCTGATGACAGTTTTCTCCGGATTATTTGCTGCTGGGAAATGGTTTGGTGATATTTGCATGTGGAAGAATCCTATCACAACAGTGCTTGTTCATGTGCTATTTCTTATGCTTGCTTGCTTCCCAGAGCTCATTCTGCCAACAATGTTTCTTTACATGTTTCTGATAGGAGTATGGAATTATCGGTATCGCCCAAGATATCCTCCCCATATGAACACAAAGATCTCACAAGCTGAGGCAGTGCATCCAGATGAGCTTGATGAGGAATTTGACACATTCCCGACAAGCAGGAGCCCAGAGCTTGTTCGAATGAGGTATGATAGGTTACGAAGTGTGGCTGGAAGGATTCAAACTGTTGTTGGTGATATTGCAACACAAGGGGAGCGGTTTCAGTCACTGTTAAGCTGGCGAGATCCACGTGCATCTGCCATATTTATTCTATTTTGCTTGATAGCTGCGCTGGTTTTGTTTGTCACACCATTTCAGGTTATAGCAGCTTTGGCAGGTTTCTATATTATGAGGCATCCAAGGTTTCGGTACAGGACACCATCAGTGCCCATCAACTTCTTCAGACGGCTGCCTTCTAGGACAGATAGTATGttgtaa
- the LOC136210784 gene encoding xyloglucan-specific galacturonosyltransferase 1-like isoform X2: MLDASGCCTKFYHEQFVSGIWQQKGTQPNFDIPIRSMANSSAISSRNANVQEVEESQNVIVTDANMINKETNKEIENAKKVVEDQMQLHRSWKSNTNPAMCDGRGIYVYDLPSKFNKDLIGQCGDMILWTDFCKHFENEALGKRIEKLGKGWFHTHQYSLELIFHTRILKHPCRVYNENEGKLFYVPYYGGLDILRWHFKNVSIDVKDTLSLDLVKWLESRKSWLRNSGKDHVFVLGKISWDFRRRIGSSWGTRFLELKQMQNPVKLLIERQPWEVNDIGIPHPTYFHPHSDDEIVTWQLKLMRATRKSLVSFAGAARPDQPESIRSILIDQCTSSGEKCRFLDCSSGKCDQPETIIEVFMESEFCLQPPGDSPTRKSVFDSLVSGCIPVLFDPFTAYYQYPWHLPEDHRKYSVFIDQEEVRQMKVKIVEKLVNFSVKEREDMRRYIVYELLPGLVYGDSTSQLEKFQDAFSITVNNLLERLNKFST, from the exons atgttggatGCTTCAGGTTGCTGTACTAAATTTT ACCATGAACAATTTGTATCTGGCATATGGCAGCAAAAAG GTACTCAGCCTAACTTCGATATCCCCATTCGGAGCATGGCCAATAGTTCTGCTATTTCTAGTAGAAATGCCAATGTTCAAGAAGTTGAAGAGAGCCAAAATGTGATAGTGACAGATGCAAATATGATCAACAAAGAAACAAACAAGGAGATTGAAAACGCGAAGAAGGTTGTCGAGGATCAAATGCAGCTGCATCGATCGTGGAAATCGAACACGAACCCTGCAATGTGTGATGGAAGAGGGATATATGTGTATGATCTTCCATCAAAGTTCAACAAGGACTTAATAGGTCAGTGTGGAGACATGATTCTATGGACAGATTTTTGTAAACATTTCGAAAACGAGGCGTTAGGAAAGCGTATAGAGAAGCTTGGAAAAGGCTGGTTTCATACACATCAGTATTCATTAGAGCTAATCTTTCATACAAGGATTTTAAAACATCCTTGCAGGGTTTACAATGAGAATGAAGGAAAGCTCTTTTATGTTCCATATTATGGTGGACTAGACATCTTGAGATGGCATTTTAAGAATGTTTCTATTGATGTCAAGGACACATTATCATTAGACCTCGTAAAATGGCTCGAATCGCGGAAGTCCTGGCTTCGAAATTCCGGAAAAGATCATGTCTTTGTGCTTGGAAAAATCTCCTGGGATTTCAGGAGAAGGATTGGTTCTTCATGGGGGACTAGATTCTTAGAGTTAAAGCAAATGCAGAACCCTGTCAAACTCTTGATCGAACGACAACCGTGGGAAGTCAACGACATCGGAATCCCACATCCGACATACTTCCATCCTCATTCAGATGATGAAATTGTCACCTGGCAACTCAAGCTCATGCGAGCAACCCGAAAAAGCCTTGTCAGTTTCGCAGGGGCAGCAAGGCCGGATCAACCTGAGAGCATAAGGTCAATATTGATTGATCAATGCACTTCATCAGGGGAAAAATGTAGGTTTTTGGATTGCAGTTCAGGAAAATGTGATCAACCTGAAACAATTATAGAAGTGTTTATGGAATCAGAATTCTGCTTGCAGCCTCCAGGAGACAGTCCAACACGAAAATCGGTGTTCGATTCGCTTGTTTCGGGTTGCATACCAGTACTATTCGATCCATTCACAGCTTACTATCAATATCCTTGGCATTTGCCTGAGGATCATAGGAAATATTCAGTGTTTATAGACCAGGAAGAGGTGAGGCAAATGAAGGTGAAAATAGTGGAAAAGCTTGTGAATTTTAGTGTGAAGGAAAGAGAAGATATGAGAAGGTATATTGTGTATGAATTATTACCAGGATTGGTGTATGGAGATTCAACTTCTCAACTTGAAAAGTTTCAGGATGCATTTTCCATAACAGTCAACAATCTGTTGGAGAGACTCAACAAATTTTCAACTTAG
- the LOC136210784 gene encoding probable xyloglucan galactosyltransferase GT20 isoform X1, with protein sequence MAISMSKKKSKLSKKEERKQFCPCDSIWLKVVSRIPAFTVLFIIIFLWSSSTTIISGNIVHVCISSRKLNDLYCLSAGTQPNFDIPIRSMANSSAISSRNANVQEVEESQNVIVTDANMINKETNKEIENAKKVVEDQMQLHRSWKSNTNPAMCDGRGIYVYDLPSKFNKDLIGQCGDMILWTDFCKHFENEALGKRIEKLGKGWFHTHQYSLELIFHTRILKHPCRVYNENEGKLFYVPYYGGLDILRWHFKNVSIDVKDTLSLDLVKWLESRKSWLRNSGKDHVFVLGKISWDFRRRIGSSWGTRFLELKQMQNPVKLLIERQPWEVNDIGIPHPTYFHPHSDDEIVTWQLKLMRATRKSLVSFAGAARPDQPESIRSILIDQCTSSGEKCRFLDCSSGKCDQPETIIEVFMESEFCLQPPGDSPTRKSVFDSLVSGCIPVLFDPFTAYYQYPWHLPEDHRKYSVFIDQEEVRQMKVKIVEKLVNFSVKEREDMRRYIVYELLPGLVYGDSTSQLEKFQDAFSITVNNLLERLNKFST encoded by the coding sequence ATGGCCATTTCTATGTCCAAAAAGAAATCTAAACTCTccaaaaaagaagaaaggaaacaaTTTTGTCCCTGTGATTCAATTTGGCTCAAAGTTGTGTCTCGAATCCCGGCTTTTACTGTTCTTTTTATCATTATCTTCTTATGGTCCTCTTCCACCACCATCATTTCTGGTAACATTGTTCATGTTTGCATTTCATCGCGCAAGCTCAACGATCTTTATTGCCTCTCCGCAGGTACTCAGCCTAACTTCGATATCCCCATTCGGAGCATGGCCAATAGTTCTGCTATTTCTAGTAGAAATGCCAATGTTCAAGAAGTTGAAGAGAGCCAAAATGTGATAGTGACAGATGCAAATATGATCAACAAAGAAACAAACAAGGAGATTGAAAACGCGAAGAAGGTTGTCGAGGATCAAATGCAGCTGCATCGATCGTGGAAATCGAACACGAACCCTGCAATGTGTGATGGAAGAGGGATATATGTGTATGATCTTCCATCAAAGTTCAACAAGGACTTAATAGGTCAGTGTGGAGACATGATTCTATGGACAGATTTTTGTAAACATTTCGAAAACGAGGCGTTAGGAAAGCGTATAGAGAAGCTTGGAAAAGGCTGGTTTCATACACATCAGTATTCATTAGAGCTAATCTTTCATACAAGGATTTTAAAACATCCTTGCAGGGTTTACAATGAGAATGAAGGAAAGCTCTTTTATGTTCCATATTATGGTGGACTAGACATCTTGAGATGGCATTTTAAGAATGTTTCTATTGATGTCAAGGACACATTATCATTAGACCTCGTAAAATGGCTCGAATCGCGGAAGTCCTGGCTTCGAAATTCCGGAAAAGATCATGTCTTTGTGCTTGGAAAAATCTCCTGGGATTTCAGGAGAAGGATTGGTTCTTCATGGGGGACTAGATTCTTAGAGTTAAAGCAAATGCAGAACCCTGTCAAACTCTTGATCGAACGACAACCGTGGGAAGTCAACGACATCGGAATCCCACATCCGACATACTTCCATCCTCATTCAGATGATGAAATTGTCACCTGGCAACTCAAGCTCATGCGAGCAACCCGAAAAAGCCTTGTCAGTTTCGCAGGGGCAGCAAGGCCGGATCAACCTGAGAGCATAAGGTCAATATTGATTGATCAATGCACTTCATCAGGGGAAAAATGTAGGTTTTTGGATTGCAGTTCAGGAAAATGTGATCAACCTGAAACAATTATAGAAGTGTTTATGGAATCAGAATTCTGCTTGCAGCCTCCAGGAGACAGTCCAACACGAAAATCGGTGTTCGATTCGCTTGTTTCGGGTTGCATACCAGTACTATTCGATCCATTCACAGCTTACTATCAATATCCTTGGCATTTGCCTGAGGATCATAGGAAATATTCAGTGTTTATAGACCAGGAAGAGGTGAGGCAAATGAAGGTGAAAATAGTGGAAAAGCTTGTGAATTTTAGTGTGAAGGAAAGAGAAGATATGAGAAGGTATATTGTGTATGAATTATTACCAGGATTGGTGTATGGAGATTCAACTTCTCAACTTGAAAAGTTTCAGGATGCATTTTCCATAACAGTCAACAATCTGTTGGAGAGACTCAACAAATTTTCAACTTAG